One region of Vescimonas fastidiosa genomic DNA includes:
- a CDS encoding EFR1 family ferrodoxin (N-terminal region resembles flavodoxins. C-terminal ferrodoxin region binds two 4Fe-4S clusters.) codes for MVLYFSGTGNSRYVAGRVARALGEPLCSLNERIKAGDYSPVETGERLIVVTPTYAWRIPRLVGDWLQKAKFPGAKRVWFLMTCGSEIGNAEKYNRALSREMGLSYMGTAQVVMPENYIALFRVPGVEESRQIVTRAEPDIDRAIAALAAGEAFAPLRNNLYDRVVSGPVNPVFYALVVKDRAFAAGAACTGCGRCAQLCPTNNIVLRSGKPVWGGNCTHCMACISYCPTEAIEYGKKSVGKPRYRLEAL; via the coding sequence ATGGTACTGTATTTTTCGGGCACCGGGAACAGCCGATATGTGGCCGGGCGGGTGGCCCGGGCCCTGGGGGAGCCGCTGTGCAGCCTGAATGAGCGCATTAAGGCCGGGGACTATTCGCCGGTGGAGACCGGGGAGCGGCTGATCGTGGTGACCCCCACCTACGCCTGGCGCATTCCCCGTCTTGTGGGGGATTGGCTGCAGAAAGCGAAATTCCCCGGGGCGAAACGGGTGTGGTTTCTTATGACCTGCGGCAGTGAGATCGGGAACGCGGAAAAGTATAACCGGGCCCTTAGCCGGGAGATGGGACTCAGCTACATGGGTACGGCCCAGGTGGTGATGCCGGAGAACTACATTGCCCTGTTTCGTGTGCCCGGCGTGGAGGAGTCCCGGCAGATCGTGACCCGGGCCGAGCCGGACATAGACCGGGCCATTGCCGCCCTCGCCGCAGGCGAAGCCTTTGCCCCGCTCCGGAATAACCTCTATGACCGGGTGGTCAGCGGGCCGGTGAATCCGGTCTTTTACGCTCTGGTGGTGAAGGACAGGGCCTTTGCGGCCGGAGCCGCCTGCACCGGCTGCGGCCGATGCGCGCAGCTCTGCCCCACCAATAATATCGTTCTTCGAAGCGGCAAGCCCGTCTGGGGCGGAAACTGTACCCACTGCATGGCCTGCATCAGCTACTGCCCCACAGAGGCCATTGAATACGGGAAAAAGAGCGTGGGCAAGCCCCGGTATCGACTGGAGGCACTGTAA
- a CDS encoding DUF3592 domain-containing protein: protein MKNDSVFRSVIQGWGVAALLIGLFMFYMGANTYIQSYKQTDWVFGNAYITGISQLNGSRVGRGGISYSMTYEYEVDGTRYTGEYGPLANSIEVGRSIRIKYDPNAPENSTGILAPGGNDLALVIIGTILAVPGFFMTGILGLLRRLLRGLHRSEIPDYAPPEEERAAPPKAPAPSARDIVMGIRNILRTLAPILIFLLFGFILMLIQNARF, encoded by the coding sequence ATGAAGAATGATTCGGTTTTTCGGTCTGTGATACAGGGCTGGGGCGTTGCGGCGCTGCTTATCGGCCTCTTTATGTTTTATATGGGGGCCAATACTTATATTCAATCGTACAAGCAGACGGATTGGGTATTTGGAAATGCATACATTACGGGCATTTCCCAGTTGAACGGAAGCAGAGTTGGCAGGGGCGGCATCAGCTATTCGATGACCTATGAATATGAAGTGGATGGCACGCGCTACACGGGCGAGTACGGCCCCCTGGCGAACTCTATCGAGGTGGGAAGGTCCATCCGCATCAAATATGATCCGAACGCCCCGGAAAACTCCACCGGCATTTTGGCACCCGGCGGCAATGACCTTGCCCTGGTGATCATAGGAACGATTCTTGCCGTGCCTGGGTTTTTCATGACGGGCATTCTCGGCCTGCTGCGGAGGCTTCTGCGGGGACTGCATCGAAGCGAGATCCCAGACTACGCACCGCCGGAAGAGGAACGCGCCGCGCCCCCCAAAGCCCCCGCACCCTCAGCCCGCGATATAGTTATGGGGATACGCAATATCCTCCGAACCCTTGCACCGATACTCATATTCCTGCTTTTTGGATTTATCCTCATGCTCATCCAAAATGCGAGATTCTAA
- the holA gene encoding DNA polymerase III subunit delta, whose protein sequence is MASEKKTSKNAAYDRLRAALKAQTTARAYLFYGEESYLRQTYVQQLQTLLIPKGSEDFNLHRLSGPRLTAQEVADAVEAMPMMAANTLVTVTDWDIFKLEEAQRSQLIELLEDIPEYCTLLFIYDTVAYKRDGKMKKLAAAIDKNVEVVEFQGQSRDALVRWLQKRFRALDHQIDLTTADYMLFYCGTMMDNLISEVSKVAAYAKAQQITTADIDAVAEPVLDARIFDMTNHISAGKYDRAAAVLGDLLRMQTEPIVILGAIGKELRRLYTARMAIDAGKDRFWLMELWQMRSDYPAKLLLQAARNVDHEWCKRSLTACQVLDRRMKSEKNIDREGELTKFVLELAQK, encoded by the coding sequence ATGGCATCGGAAAAGAAAACCTCTAAAAACGCCGCCTACGACCGTCTCCGCGCCGCTCTGAAGGCGCAGACCACGGCCCGGGCCTACCTCTTTTACGGGGAGGAGAGCTATCTGCGCCAGACCTATGTGCAGCAGCTTCAGACCCTGCTCATTCCCAAGGGCAGCGAGGATTTTAACCTCCACCGTCTCTCCGGCCCACGGCTCACCGCTCAGGAGGTGGCTGACGCCGTGGAGGCTATGCCCATGATGGCTGCCAACACCCTGGTCACCGTTACAGACTGGGACATTTTTAAGCTGGAGGAGGCTCAGCGCAGCCAGCTTATAGAGCTTTTGGAGGACATCCCGGAATACTGCACCCTTCTATTCATCTACGACACCGTTGCCTATAAGCGGGACGGGAAGATGAAAAAGCTGGCCGCCGCCATCGACAAAAATGTGGAGGTGGTGGAGTTTCAGGGCCAGTCCCGGGACGCATTGGTTCGGTGGCTGCAAAAGCGCTTTCGGGCCCTGGACCACCAAATCGACCTCACCACCGCGGACTATATGCTCTTTTACTGCGGCACCATGATGGATAACCTCATCAGCGAGGTGAGCAAGGTGGCCGCCTACGCCAAGGCCCAGCAGATCACCACCGCCGACATCGACGCCGTGGCCGAGCCGGTGCTGGACGCCCGGATTTTCGACATGACCAACCATATCTCCGCCGGGAAATACGACCGGGCCGCCGCCGTGCTGGGAGACCTGCTGCGGATGCAGACGGAGCCCATTGTCATTCTGGGGGCCATCGGCAAGGAGCTGCGCCGGCTCTACACCGCCCGCATGGCCATAGACGCCGGTAAGGACCGCTTCTGGCTCATGGAGCTGTGGCAGATGCGCAGCGACTACCCGGCAAAGCTCCTGCTGCAGGCGGCCCGGAATGTGGACCACGAGTGGTGCAAGCGTTCCCTCACCGCCTGCCAGGTGCTGGATCGGCGCATGAAAAGCGAGAAGAACATCGACCGGGAGGGCGAGCTGACAAAATTCGTACTGGAGCTGGCACAAAAATGA
- a CDS encoding M28 family peptidase yields MKKIKTFLALILSLCLIMGMTTPAFAKNDEETTEMQTLVETLGKYVDGEKIFDYLSYVYLGWRTTGGSWQNQVIDTFVVDQLKAAGYAFTGGKSVALGTKGSNDMSGQHDKDYSWVTYYDVDTLTWDPEYAKLSITTNANFDGVDKLIDRVNVESYGFNPTTDTYKEHYGVDSIDDMWKWITEKDAGGNRVNVLNGKEAELNKRCHLAWNSCFTEPGGTKPADAVGVTGEVVYVGAVSGKSGSYTCTKYPTVDEANANLSGKVILTDSSLRNAFALAQQTGAIAVMSTASLNNYSTPRDENGNILEPFVYSARYASGAALKTTAAQTETGKPIVEWQFSNDQKAALLELLEKADGTPVYATNISIGRTYAMNDASNGGKGQAVTMAEIKGASKPDERVIICAHVQEPGSNDNATGVASLLGLATALKKMVDSGAIARPERTITFLWGDEMNLATLWLNSHPDEKAKVISALDMDMVGEDPDKTGGVMRIEKTPDPSAKYNYTLDTLPWETDSYYDETFADPDGQFIRLPDSHTLWGAGSYEGMFQEGFFLNDLYMYAAQGVINYHDSDFRVDVCPYEGGSDHSRFLAQNVPALLTWHFTDYTYHSSVDTLNMSSAREMENVSITTMATALMIANATDGNEALALEILGTVMMAALDRFDMEQANTENHRIYTLAHGKDFTAALANEKEVLQAWADWYKEALASPAEYLLDAPSQIFRDTQAELLDLLEQRLALALACADEYLQDEVTHTGLVKIDAAAPTFSEPGNIEFWYCQNCGKLFADPQATKELTEDDVLIPFVNPTAKTNEGGKVTFNQDMTEATITPDSGYAIKDVLLNGKSVGKVAKLDKLASGDTIQVVFEKLPASNPATGDTMPIVAMFALLAVSGAGVLLLRRRVTQ; encoded by the coding sequence ATGAAAAAAATCAAGACATTTTTAGCGCTGATTCTTTCCTTGTGCCTGATCATGGGCATGACGACCCCCGCATTCGCGAAAAACGATGAGGAAACCACGGAAATGCAGACTCTGGTTGAGACCCTTGGCAAATATGTGGACGGTGAAAAAATCTTCGACTATCTGTCCTATGTTTACCTGGGTTGGCGCACCACCGGCGGCTCCTGGCAAAACCAGGTGATCGACACCTTTGTGGTGGACCAGCTGAAGGCGGCCGGCTATGCGTTCACCGGCGGTAAATCCGTGGCCCTGGGAACCAAAGGTTCCAACGACATGAGTGGCCAACACGACAAAGACTATTCATGGGTCACTTATTATGATGTAGATACTCTGACCTGGGATCCTGAGTACGCAAAGCTCTCCATTACCACCAACGCCAATTTTGACGGCGTGGACAAGCTCATTGACCGTGTCAATGTGGAGTCTTACGGCTTCAATCCCACCACCGATACATATAAAGAGCATTACGGTGTCGATTCCATTGACGACATGTGGAAGTGGATCACCGAGAAGGACGCTGGCGGCAACCGCGTCAATGTGCTCAATGGCAAGGAGGCCGAGCTGAACAAGCGCTGCCACCTGGCCTGGAACAGCTGCTTCACTGAGCCCGGCGGCACCAAGCCCGCCGACGCCGTAGGCGTCACCGGCGAGGTGGTGTATGTGGGCGCTGTCAGCGGCAAGAGCGGCTCCTATACCTGCACCAAGTATCCCACTGTGGACGAGGCCAATGCCAACCTCTCCGGCAAGGTCATCCTGACGGATTCCTCTCTCCGCAATGCCTTTGCCCTGGCGCAGCAGACCGGCGCTATTGCCGTGATGTCCACCGCCAGCCTCAATAACTACAGCACCCCCAGAGATGAAAACGGCAACATCCTGGAGCCCTTTGTTTACTCCGCCCGGTATGCCTCCGGCGCAGCTCTGAAAACCACCGCCGCCCAGACCGAGACCGGCAAGCCCATTGTGGAGTGGCAGTTCTCCAACGATCAGAAGGCCGCTCTGCTGGAGCTGCTGGAGAAGGCCGACGGCACCCCCGTATACGCCACCAACATCAGCATTGGCCGCACCTATGCCATGAATGACGCCTCTAACGGCGGCAAGGGTCAGGCTGTGACCATGGCCGAGATCAAGGGCGCCTCCAAGCCCGATGAGCGGGTCATCATCTGCGCCCATGTGCAGGAGCCCGGCTCCAACGACAATGCCACCGGCGTTGCCTCCCTGCTGGGCCTGGCCACCGCTCTGAAGAAGATGGTGGACAGCGGCGCCATTGCCCGGCCTGAGCGCACCATCACCTTCCTGTGGGGCGACGAGATGAATCTGGCTACCTTGTGGCTGAACAGCCATCCCGATGAAAAGGCCAAGGTCATCTCCGCGCTGGACATGGACATGGTGGGCGAAGATCCCGATAAGACCGGCGGCGTCATGCGCATTGAAAAGACCCCCGATCCCTCCGCCAAGTACAATTATACCCTGGATACCCTGCCCTGGGAAACGGATTCCTATTACGATGAGACCTTTGCCGATCCCGACGGTCAGTTTATCCGTCTGCCCGACTCCCACACCCTGTGGGGCGCCGGCTCCTATGAGGGTATGTTCCAGGAGGGCTTCTTCCTCAACGATCTCTATATGTATGCCGCCCAGGGCGTGATCAACTATCACGACAGCGACTTCCGGGTGGATGTGTGCCCCTATGAGGGCGGCAGCGACCACTCCCGGTTCCTGGCCCAGAATGTGCCCGCCCTGCTGACCTGGCACTTCACCGACTACACCTACCACTCCTCCGTGGATACGCTGAATATGTCCAGCGCCCGGGAGATGGAGAATGTGAGCATTACCACCATGGCCACCGCCCTGATGATCGCCAACGCCACCGACGGCAACGAAGCCCTGGCCCTGGAGATCCTGGGCACCGTAATGATGGCCGCCCTGGACCGCTTCGACATGGAGCAGGCCAACACCGAGAACCACCGCATCTACACCCTGGCCCACGGCAAGGATTTCACCGCTGCCCTGGCTAATGAGAAGGAAGTGCTCCAGGCCTGGGCCGACTGGTACAAGGAGGCCCTGGCCTCCCCCGCCGAGTACCTGCTGGATGCGCCCAGCCAGATCTTCCGGGATACCCAGGCGGAGCTGCTGGACCTGCTGGAGCAGCGTTTGGCTCTGGCTCTGGCCTGCGCCGATGAGTATCTGCAGGATGAGGTGACCCACACCGGTCTTGTGAAGATCGACGCTGCGGCGCCTACCTTCAGCGAGCCCGGCAACATTGAGTTCTGGTACTGCCAGAACTGCGGCAAGCTGTTTGCCGATCCTCAGGCTACCAAGGAGCTCACCGAGGACGATGTGCTCATCCCCTTCGTGAACCCCACCGCCAAAACCAATGAGGGAGGCAAGGTCACCTTCAACCAGGATATGACCGAGGCCACCATCACGCCGGACAGCGGCTACGCCATTAAGGATGTGCTGCTCAACGGCAAGAGCGTAGGCAAGGTTGCCAAGCTGGATAAGCTGGCCTCCGGCGATACCATCCAGGTGGTATTTGAAAAGCTCCCCGCAAGCAATCCCGCTACCGGTGACACTATGCCCATCGTAGCCATGTTTGCTCTGCTGGCCGTGTCCGGCGCCGGTGTGCTGCTGCTGCGCAGACGCGTGACCCAGTGA
- a CDS encoding DNA internalization-related competence protein ComEC/Rec2, with translation MRTLAAIAFSFSAALALLCYLPEGAWAFWAAAGLAVLGGAALLLPALGKTKRLRLTLVLIALSLAAGLLYGRGWRHFIADPVREKCGGSHLFSATVCDWPQETDSGWRVTVRLTDARGAKAVCYLSDDAAGLEPGQMLLGEAYWQDASVIKGTEITTFTARGVFALLYCNTFPDVSPGSAGSVRYLPQHLARAMRDTISRVWPDETAAAILRAELLGDRSGIDTALSSRFSEAGVSHLFAVSGLHCAFLLTLLSLLVGPQRRRLLAAVGIAVLTVYMLMVGLTPSVVRACIMQFFLLLAPLFLRDADPPTSLASALLVILLWNPYAAQSVSLQLSFGAMLGLILVTPRVHDFFAGRIQPRKKPVRAAVSFLLSTLCSTLGAMVFTVPLTAYYFGVFSTVAPLTSLLCIPLASWNFMAGFLTALLGFVFLPAAQVLGYVCRVLTKLFLWVVDLACAIPYHALYTDTNPYLVWWLVFVYAVFLLCILSRERGRKYAFAAGVSVLTLVLCITLRTGEFRSDALTAVAVDVGQGASTLLRSGEDTILVDCGSSNRYKKPAQQVLSQLGSMGVERLSAVAVTHYHADHTNGLPELLERVAVDALYLPEIEDEYGVRDKLVALAAEKNIRVIFVTEQTEISLGAATVTVFPPVGKGDMNEQGLTYLCTSGDFDLLITGDMSGPTELALTQMYKLPDVEVLLVGHHGSKYSSQQEFLSKIEPDAAIISVGDNNYGHPTDAAISRLEAAGATVYRTDRQGCVTVTLHKQ, from the coding sequence GTGCGCACCTTGGCTGCCATAGCGTTTTCCTTCTCCGCGGCGCTGGCGCTGCTGTGCTATCTGCCGGAGGGGGCCTGGGCCTTCTGGGCCGCGGCAGGGCTGGCGGTTCTGGGTGGGGCGGCGCTTCTGCTCCCGGCCCTTGGGAAAACCAAGCGGCTGCGGCTCACCCTGGTCCTCATCGCCCTGTCTTTGGCGGCGGGACTGCTGTACGGCCGGGGCTGGCGTCACTTCATCGCTGACCCCGTCCGGGAAAAGTGCGGCGGCAGTCACCTCTTTTCCGCCACCGTATGCGACTGGCCTCAGGAGACCGACTCCGGCTGGCGGGTCACGGTGCGCCTGACCGATGCCCGGGGCGCCAAGGCCGTGTGCTATCTCAGTGACGACGCCGCAGGCCTGGAGCCGGGCCAAATGCTCCTGGGGGAGGCTTACTGGCAAGACGCCTCCGTTATCAAGGGCACAGAGATAACCACCTTCACCGCCCGGGGCGTTTTCGCCCTGCTGTACTGCAATACATTTCCCGATGTCTCCCCGGGAAGCGCCGGATCGGTACGATATCTGCCCCAGCACCTGGCCCGGGCGATGCGCGATACGATCAGCCGGGTATGGCCGGACGAAACCGCAGCCGCTATCCTCCGGGCAGAGCTTTTGGGAGACCGATCCGGCATAGACACCGCCCTCTCCTCCCGGTTTTCTGAGGCGGGGGTGAGCCACCTGTTTGCCGTGTCGGGCCTGCACTGCGCCTTTTTGCTGACGCTGCTTTCACTCCTGGTGGGGCCCCAGCGGCGGCGGCTTTTGGCGGCGGTGGGCATCGCCGTGCTGACGGTTTATATGCTCATGGTGGGCCTGACGCCGTCGGTGGTGCGGGCGTGCATCATGCAGTTTTTCCTGCTGCTGGCCCCGCTGTTTCTCCGGGACGCCGACCCGCCCACCTCTCTGGCCTCGGCGCTGCTGGTGATCCTGCTTTGGAATCCCTATGCCGCCCAAAGCGTCAGCCTGCAGCTGAGCTTCGGGGCTATGCTGGGACTGATTTTGGTTACGCCTCGGGTCCATGATTTTTTCGCCGGGCGCATCCAACCGCGGAAAAAGCCGGTCCGGGCCGCCGTGAGCTTTCTCCTCAGCACCCTCTGCTCCACCCTGGGCGCCATGGTGTTCACCGTTCCGCTGACAGCCTACTATTTCGGCGTTTTCTCCACCGTGGCCCCGCTAACGAGCCTCCTGTGCATTCCCCTGGCCTCCTGGAACTTCATGGCCGGGTTTCTCACCGCCCTGTTGGGCTTCGTGTTTCTTCCGGCGGCCCAGGTGCTGGGGTATGTCTGCCGGGTGCTGACCAAGCTCTTTTTATGGGTGGTGGACCTGGCCTGCGCCATCCCCTACCACGCTCTCTACACGGACACCAATCCCTATCTTGTGTGGTGGCTGGTGTTTGTATACGCCGTCTTTCTCCTGTGCATTCTCAGCCGGGAGCGAGGGCGAAAATACGCCTTTGCGGCGGGGGTTTCCGTTCTCACTTTGGTTCTGTGCATCACCCTGCGCACCGGGGAATTTCGCAGCGACGCCCTGACGGCGGTGGCTGTGGATGTGGGCCAGGGGGCCAGCACCCTGCTCCGGTCCGGGGAGGACACGATCCTGGTGGACTGCGGCAGCAGCAACCGCTATAAAAAGCCCGCCCAGCAGGTGCTTTCTCAGCTGGGCAGCATGGGCGTGGAGCGCCTTTCCGCCGTGGCGGTGACCCACTACCACGCCGACCACACCAACGGTCTGCCGGAGCTTTTGGAGCGGGTGGCTGTGGATGCGCTGTACCTGCCCGAAATAGAGGATGAGTACGGCGTTCGGGACAAGCTGGTGGCCCTGGCGGCGGAGAAAAATATCCGGGTCATCTTCGTTACGGAGCAGACGGAGATCTCCCTGGGGGCGGCCACCGTCACGGTTTTTCCCCCTGTGGGCAAGGGCGACATGAACGAGCAGGGTCTCACCTATCTCTGCACCAGCGGCGACTTTGACCTGCTTATTACCGGCGATATGTCCGGCCCCACGGAGCTGGCCCTGACGCAAATGTACAAGCTCCCGGATGTGGAGGTGCTGCTGGTGGGACACCACGGCTCTAAATACAGCTCTCAGCAGGAGTTTCTGTCGAAAATCGAACCGGACGCAGCTATTATCAGCGTGGGAGACAACAACTACGGCCATCCCACCGACGCCGCCATCTCCCGTCTGGAGGCCGCCGGGGCCACGGTGTACCGCACCGACCGGCAGGGCTGCGTCACCGTGACTTTGCACAAGCAATGA
- a CDS encoding CYTH domain-containing protein: MNSSEPLEIERRFLILRPDTAELDRRCTRVYSMEQTYLLSPPHQTERVRRREGQDGVAFFHTVKIDRTALTRLEQEEAITPEAYEAYLSRRDPMTQTIYKTRYCLPEGPYTFEIDLYPFWPHYAVMEIELPREDAPFRFPHGIRVIRELTGDHRFSNAALSRRIPAENELL; encoded by the coding sequence ATGAACAGCTCGGAGCCCTTGGAGATCGAGCGCCGCTTTCTCATTCTCCGTCCGGACACGGCGGAGCTGGACAGGCGCTGCACCCGGGTCTATTCCATGGAGCAGACCTATCTTCTCTCCCCGCCCCACCAGACCGAGCGGGTCCGCCGTCGGGAGGGGCAGGACGGCGTGGCCTTTTTCCACACTGTGAAAATCGACCGTACCGCCCTCACCCGCCTGGAGCAGGAGGAGGCAATTACCCCGGAGGCATACGAGGCCTATCTCTCCCGCCGGGACCCCATGACCCAGACCATCTACAAGACCCGCTACTGCCTGCCTGAGGGGCCGTACACCTTTGAAATCGACCTCTACCCCTTTTGGCCTCACTACGCCGTCATGGAGATAGAGCTGCCCCGGGAGGACGCCCCCTTCCGCTTTCCCCACGGCATCCGCGTAATTCGGGAGCTTACCGGCGACCACCGATTCAGCAATGCCGCCCTCTCCCGGCGCATTCCGGCGGAAAATGAGCTTCTGTAA
- a CDS encoding toprim domain-containing protein yields the protein MSKQRIQEVIVVEGRYDKNILSQVVDATIVETGGFSVFNDREKLAFLRTLAQKRGIILLTDSDGAGFVIRNYLKGALPRDRVKQAYIPDIPGKERRKRKAGKEGKLGVEGMTPEILLEALRRSGATFDGETLSPPPAPITKADLLERGLIGPGSVTRRQALLRELSLPAHLTPNALLEALNILFTPDEFDTQFFSDNDQMKV from the coding sequence ATGAGCAAGCAGCGCATTCAAGAGGTCATCGTGGTGGAGGGCCGCTACGATAAGAACATCCTTTCCCAGGTGGTGGACGCCACTATTGTGGAGACCGGGGGCTTCTCCGTATTTAACGACCGGGAAAAGCTGGCCTTTCTCCGCACCCTGGCCCAAAAGCGAGGCATTATCCTGCTGACGGACTCGGACGGCGCAGGCTTTGTTATCCGCAACTATCTCAAGGGCGCCCTGCCCCGGGACCGGGTGAAGCAGGCCTACATCCCCGACATACCCGGCAAGGAGCGCCGCAAGCGCAAGGCCGGGAAGGAGGGCAAGCTGGGGGTGGAGGGTATGACCCCGGAAATCCTCCTGGAGGCCCTGCGCCGCAGCGGCGCTACCTTCGACGGTGAGACCCTCTCCCCGCCCCCGGCCCCTATCACCAAGGCGGACCTGCTGGAGAGGGGCCTCATCGGTCCCGGCAGCGTGACCAGGCGGCAGGCCCTCCTGAGGGAGCTGTCGCTGCCTGCGCATCTGACCCCCAACGCCCTGCTGGAGGCCCTGAACATTTTGTTCACACCTGACGAATTTGACACTCAATTTTTTAGCGATAACGACCAAATGAAAGTGTAA
- a CDS encoding glutamine--tRNA ligase/YqeY domain fusion protein, giving the protein MSEETKVITSGEPERAESSNFIYNFITEDLAPGGQYQGMTVHTRFPPEPNGYLHIGHCKALCIDFGTAEKFGGLCNLRMDDTNPTKEDEEFVEAIKQDIHWLGFDWGDRFFYGSDYFEEDYRQAELLIQKGLAYVCQLTPEEFKANRGDIGVPAVSPYRDRPMEESLDLFRRMRAGEFPNGAMTLRAKIDLASGNFNMRDPVIYRINHMHHHRQGDKWCIYPMYDFAHPIQDALEGITHSLCSLEFEAHRPLYNWVIEHCELPAHPRQIEFARLGIDHTVMSKRKLRALVEEGRVSGWDDPRMPTLGGLRRRGYTAASIRNFCERIGVAKSPNVVEYGFLEHCLREDLNATAERTMAVLRPIKLTVTNYPEGRSEVFQVENNPTDPTQGTHEITFSRHLWMEADDFMEQPIPKYKRLYPDGPECRLKGAYLVKCTGCVKDESGRVTEVLCEYDPDSRGGDPADGRKVKGATLHWVDAENCLDAEVRLYDNLFSDAQPDGPDKNFLDCLNPDSLSILTGCKVEKRMAAVAAEFDKRENRTGTNAPTFQFMRTGYFCMDNRHCTADHLVFNRSVSLKDSFKK; this is encoded by the coding sequence ATGAGCGAGGAAACCAAAGTCATCACCTCCGGCGAGCCGGAGCGCGCCGAGAGCAGCAACTTTATCTATAATTTCATCACCGAGGATCTGGCCCCGGGCGGCCAGTACCAGGGCATGACCGTACACACCCGCTTCCCGCCGGAGCCCAACGGCTACCTGCACATCGGCCACTGCAAGGCCCTGTGCATCGACTTCGGCACCGCCGAGAAGTTCGGCGGTCTCTGCAACCTCCGCATGGACGACACCAACCCTACCAAGGAGGACGAGGAGTTCGTGGAGGCCATCAAGCAGGACATCCACTGGCTGGGCTTCGACTGGGGCGACCGTTTCTTCTACGGCAGCGACTATTTTGAAGAGGACTACCGCCAGGCGGAGCTGCTGATCCAAAAGGGGCTGGCCTATGTGTGCCAGCTCACCCCGGAGGAATTCAAGGCCAACCGGGGCGACATCGGTGTGCCCGCCGTCTCCCCCTACCGGGACCGGCCTATGGAGGAAAGCCTGGACCTGTTTCGCCGTATGCGCGCCGGGGAGTTTCCCAACGGAGCCATGACCCTGCGGGCTAAGATCGATCTTGCCAGCGGCAACTTCAATATGCGCGACCCGGTCATCTACCGTATCAACCATATGCATCACCACCGCCAGGGTGACAAGTGGTGCATCTATCCCATGTACGACTTCGCCCATCCCATCCAGGATGCCCTGGAGGGTATCACCCACAGCCTCTGCTCCCTGGAGTTTGAGGCCCATAGGCCGCTGTACAACTGGGTCATTGAGCACTGCGAGCTGCCCGCCCATCCCCGGCAGATCGAGTTTGCCCGGCTGGGCATCGACCACACCGTCATGTCCAAGCGCAAGCTCCGGGCCTTGGTGGAGGAGGGCCGGGTCTCCGGCTGGGACGATCCCCGTATGCCCACCCTGGGCGGCCTGCGCCGCCGGGGCTACACCGCCGCCTCCATCCGCAATTTCTGCGAGCGCATCGGCGTGGCCAAGTCCCCCAATGTGGTGGAGTACGGCTTTTTGGAGCACTGCCTGCGGGAGGATCTGAACGCCACCGCCGAGCGCACTATGGCCGTCCTGCGCCCCATCAAGCTCACCGTTACCAACTATCCCGAGGGACGGAGCGAGGTTTTTCAGGTGGAGAACAATCCCACCGACCCCACCCAGGGCACCCACGAGATCACCTTCAGCCGCCACCTGTGGATGGAGGCCGACGACTTCATGGAGCAGCCCATCCCCAAGTATAAGCGCCTGTACCCAGACGGCCCCGAGTGCCGCCTGAAGGGCGCGTATCTGGTGAAATGCACCGGCTGCGTGAAGGATGAAAGCGGCCGGGTGACGGAGGTCCTGTGCGAATATGACCCCGATTCCCGGGGCGGCGATCCCGCCGACGGCCGCAAGGTCAAGGGCGCGACGCTCCACTGGGTTGACGCGGAAAACTGCCTGGATGCCGAGGTGCGGCTCTATGACAACCTCTTCTCCGACGCCCAGCCCGATGGGCCGGACAAGAATTTCCTGGACTGTCTGAACCCCGACTCTCTCTCCATCCTCACCGGATGCAAGGTGGAAAAGAGGATGGCTGCCGTGGCTGCCGAATTTGACAAGCGGGAAAACCGCACCGGCACCAACGCCCCTACCTTCCAGTTTATGCGCACCGGCTATTTCTGCATGGATAACCGCCACTGTACCGCAGACCACCTGGTCTTTAACCGCAGCGTCTCTCTGAAGGACAGCTTCAAAAAATAA